From Kineosporia succinea, the proteins below share one genomic window:
- a CDS encoding endonuclease/exonuclease/phosphatase family protein: MRVASLNVFSGRTASGTFASSSSLSSAAAALDVDVLGCQEVDRGQPRSSGVDQTALLAAGLGASWSRFEPTVSGTPGETWVPFPASGADGPAYGICLVSRVPVVSWHTLRLDPSPGRFPMPVPGRPPRMIWLKDEPRVALAAVLATGVTVVCTHLSFVPGVNLRQLRRIRTWLSSLEVPRPVVVLGDLNLPALPVRRATGWTPLVSTPTFPGWRPGVQLDHVLGVGLAPGTSARGEGVADLPVGDHRAVRVVLDLPGR, translated from the coding sequence CTGCGGGTCGCATCGCTGAACGTGTTCTCGGGGCGCACCGCCTCCGGCACCTTCGCTTCTTCCTCGTCCCTGTCGTCCGCGGCGGCGGCGCTCGACGTGGATGTGCTCGGGTGCCAGGAGGTGGATCGGGGGCAGCCGCGTTCTTCCGGGGTGGACCAGACCGCTCTGCTGGCGGCCGGGCTCGGGGCTTCGTGGTCCCGCTTCGAACCCACGGTGTCGGGGACGCCCGGGGAGACGTGGGTGCCCTTCCCGGCTTCGGGTGCCGACGGGCCGGCGTACGGGATCTGCCTGGTCTCCCGGGTTCCCGTGGTTTCGTGGCACACGCTGCGGCTGGACCCCTCGCCCGGCCGCTTCCCGATGCCCGTGCCCGGGCGGCCGCCGCGGATGATCTGGCTGAAGGACGAGCCCCGGGTGGCGCTCGCGGCGGTCCTGGCCACCGGGGTCACGGTGGTGTGCACCCACCTGTCGTTCGTGCCGGGTGTGAATCTGCGCCAGCTGCGCCGGATCCGGACCTGGCTGTCGTCCCTGGAGGTGCCCCGGCCGGTGGTGGTGCTGGGCGACCTGAACCTCCCCGCGCTGCCGGTGCGCCGGGCGACCGGCTGGACCCCACTGGTGAGCACGCCGACCTTCCCGGGCTGGCGGCCGGGGGTGCAGCTCGACCACGTGCTCGGGGTGGGGCTGGCGCCGGGCACGAGCGCCCGGGGCGAGGGAGTCGCAGACCTGCCGGTGGGCGATCACCGTGCCGTTCGGGTAGTTCTCGACCTGCCGGGCCGGTGA
- a CDS encoding LCP family protein, with the protein MSDDKYWSPDEAAGRPKRRSGGPGGGPGRGQGQGRGQGQGRGQGGGQGRGQGRDAYGPDDEVGDVYQQHGGADPSAQYGQYVDEHDSYGRGGSGRDDQYGAYGAGDRGPSGRGPAGQGPGGRGPGGRGPSGRGPGGPGGRPSAVGTGRRLPRPGAKLVVLVLVGLLIAYPIILGFTAWTSLNRVDAVGPAHEGSELEDTPGRTYLVVGSDARDDLSDEEKKDLGTGSVAGQRTDTIMLLHVPGGDGPTVLISVPRDSYVPIPGHGSNKINAAYAFGGATLLIQTLENVGGVKIDDYVETGLGGFANIVNAIGGVELCPKRNMKDSKAHINLKKGCQDMDGKTALGYARARYSDPKGDLGRVERQRETLAAIAKKTLSPGTLIQPWRSIPAAKAGGGALTVDESTGPIALTKFVLAMRAVSGSEGISMTVPIGNTDYRVNGMSAVKWDTEKALQMFDALKKDNTAALQSLADEQKDK; encoded by the coding sequence ATGAGCGACGACAAGTACTGGTCACCCGACGAGGCGGCCGGCCGGCCGAAGCGGCGATCGGGCGGGCCGGGCGGTGGGCCGGGCCGTGGTCAGGGGCAGGGTCGCGGTCAGGGGCAGGGCCGTGGTCAGGGCGGCGGTCAAGGGCGTGGTCAGGGCCGTGACGCCTACGGTCCGGACGACGAGGTCGGCGACGTCTACCAGCAGCACGGTGGTGCCGATCCGAGCGCGCAGTACGGGCAGTACGTCGACGAGCACGACTCCTACGGGCGCGGTGGTTCCGGCCGCGACGACCAGTACGGGGCCTACGGCGCCGGTGACCGCGGGCCGTCCGGCCGGGGTCCCGCGGGGCAGGGTCCGGGCGGCCGGGGTCCGGGTGGGCGCGGGCCAAGTGGGCGCGGGCCGGGCGGTCCGGGCGGGCGTCCCTCGGCGGTGGGCACCGGCCGGCGGCTGCCGCGGCCGGGTGCCAAGCTCGTCGTGCTGGTCCTGGTCGGTCTGCTGATCGCCTACCCGATCATCCTCGGCTTCACCGCCTGGACGAGCCTCAACCGGGTCGACGCGGTGGGCCCGGCGCACGAGGGCTCGGAGCTCGAAGACACCCCCGGCCGCACCTACCTGGTGGTCGGCAGCGATGCCCGTGACGACCTGAGCGACGAGGAGAAGAAAGACCTCGGCACCGGCTCGGTCGCCGGTCAGCGCACCGACACGATCATGCTGCTGCACGTTCCCGGCGGTGACGGTCCCACGGTGCTGATCAGTGTGCCGCGTGACTCGTACGTGCCGATCCCGGGCCACGGCAGCAACAAGATCAACGCCGCGTACGCGTTCGGCGGCGCCACGCTGCTGATCCAGACCCTCGAGAACGTCGGCGGCGTGAAGATCGACGACTACGTCGAGACCGGCCTGGGCGGCTTCGCCAACATCGTCAATGCGATCGGCGGGGTCGAGCTGTGCCCCAAGCGCAACATGAAAGACAGCAAGGCCCACATCAACCTCAAAAAGGGCTGCCAGGACATGGACGGCAAGACCGCCCTCGGCTATGCCCGCGCCCGTTACAGCGACCCCAAGGGTGACCTGGGCCGGGTGGAGCGCCAGCGCGAGACCCTCGCCGCCATCGCCAAGAAGACCCTGTCCCCCGGCACGCTGATCCAGCCCTGGCGCTCGATCCCCGCGGCCAAGGCCGGCGGCGGGGCGCTCACGGTCGACGAGTCCACCGGCCCGATCGCGCTGACCAAGTTCGTGCTGGCGATGCGCGCGGTCTCGGGCAGCGAGGGCATCTCGATGACCGTGCCGATCGGCAACACCGACTACCGGGTCAACGGCATGTCGGCGGTGAAGTGGGACACCGAGAAGGCCCTGCAGATGTTCGACGCACTGAAGAAGGACAACACGGCGGCCCTGCAGAGCCTGGCCGACGAGCAGAAAGACAAGTGA
- the purE gene encoding 5-(carboxyamino)imidazole ribonucleotide mutase gives MTVQPLVGLVMGSDSDWPTMEAAALALEEFGVPYEADVVSAHRMPQEMISYGSSAHERGLRVIIAGAGGAAHLPGMLASVTPLPVVGVPVPLKYLDGMDSLMSIVQMPAGIPVATVSIAGARNAGLLAVRILAAGSDEFAAGLRTALVDFSASLRDAAHAKGEKLRARANTGTVEPAPTTRPSTGFTAR, from the coding sequence ATGACCGTTCAGCCGCTGGTCGGCCTCGTGATGGGCTCCGACTCGGACTGGCCGACGATGGAGGCCGCCGCCCTCGCCCTCGAGGAGTTCGGCGTGCCCTACGAGGCCGACGTGGTCTCGGCCCACCGGATGCCGCAGGAGATGATCAGCTACGGCTCGTCGGCGCACGAGCGTGGGCTGCGGGTGATCATCGCCGGTGCCGGTGGTGCGGCCCACCTGCCCGGCATGCTGGCGAGCGTGACCCCGCTCCCGGTCGTCGGGGTCCCCGTCCCGCTGAAGTACCTCGATGGCATGGACTCGCTGATGTCCATCGTGCAGATGCCGGCCGGGATCCCGGTCGCGACGGTCTCGATCGCCGGGGCCCGCAACGCCGGACTGCTCGCGGTGCGCATCCTGGCGGCGGGCTCGGACGAGTTCGCGGCCGGCCTGCGCACGGCGCTGGTCGACTTCTCGGCCTCCCTGCGCGACGCCGCGCACGCCAAGGGCGAGAAGCTCCGCGCCCGCGCGAACACCGGCACGGTCGAGCCGGCGCCGACGACCCGCCCCTCGACGGGTTTCACCGCCCGCTGA
- a CDS encoding mycoredoxin, which produces MSMDAPAPGTITMFSTTWCGYCQRLKSQLKREGIEYTEVNIEEVPDAADYVMSVNGGNQTVPTVVFPDGSAATNPSLAEVKSRLVPTA; this is translated from the coding sequence ATGTCGATGGACGCCCCGGCTCCCGGCACGATCACGATGTTCAGCACCACCTGGTGCGGCTACTGCCAGCGGCTCAAGAGCCAGCTGAAGCGTGAAGGCATCGAGTACACCGAGGTGAACATCGAGGAGGTGCCCGACGCGGCCGACTACGTGATGTCGGTGAACGGTGGCAACCAGACGGTTCCGACGGTGGTCTTCCCCGACGGTTCCGCGGCGACCAACCCGTCGCTCGCCGAGGTGAAGTCCCGCCTCGTGCCGACCGCCTGA
- the galE gene encoding UDP-glucose 4-epimerase GalE, whose amino-acid sequence MTWLVTGGAGYIGAHIARCLKESGRSVAVLDDLSTGVRNFVDPGTRFHEGSILDADVLRTALTETDGTPITGVIHCAGFKYAGESVKRPLHTYTQNVQGTQHLLEVMAEAGVKNIVFSSSAGVYGTPDTELVTETTATTPESPYGESKLIGEWLLRNVGRVSDLTHTSLRYFNVVGSGHPDIYDVSPHNLFPVVLKTLTEGGIPQVRGTDYATPDGSCVRDYVHVQDIALAHVAAAARMEAGQSIERVYNLGSGSGASVLEIMTAVAKVTGIAFEPRVVDRRPGDPARIVADGQLARRDLEWDTRHTLEDMVASAWSAWQAASSTR is encoded by the coding sequence ATGACATGGCTTGTGACCGGCGGCGCCGGCTACATCGGTGCACACATCGCTCGCTGCCTCAAGGAGTCGGGCCGGTCGGTTGCCGTCCTGGACGACCTCTCGACCGGCGTGCGGAATTTCGTCGATCCGGGCACGCGCTTCCACGAGGGTTCCATCCTCGACGCCGACGTGCTCAGGACCGCTCTGACCGAGACGGACGGCACGCCCATCACGGGCGTGATCCACTGCGCGGGCTTCAAGTACGCGGGCGAGTCGGTGAAGCGGCCGCTGCACACGTACACGCAGAACGTGCAGGGCACCCAGCACCTGCTCGAGGTGATGGCCGAGGCCGGGGTGAAGAACATCGTGTTCTCCTCCAGCGCGGGCGTCTACGGCACCCCGGACACCGAACTGGTCACCGAGACCACCGCCACGACACCCGAATCACCGTACGGTGAGAGCAAACTCATCGGCGAGTGGCTGCTGCGCAACGTCGGCCGGGTCTCCGACCTGACCCACACATCGCTGCGGTACTTCAACGTGGTCGGCTCCGGCCACCCCGACATCTACGACGTCAGCCCCCACAACCTGTTCCCGGTGGTGCTGAAAACCCTCACCGAGGGCGGAATCCCGCAGGTCCGTGGCACCGACTACGCCACCCCCGACGGTTCCTGCGTGCGCGACTACGTGCACGTGCAGGACATCGCGCTGGCCCACGTCGCGGCCGCCGCCCGGATGGAGGCCGGGCAGTCCATCGAGCGGGTCTACAACCTGGGCAGCGGCAGCGGCGCCTCGGTTCTCGAGATCATGACCGCGGTCGCCAAGGTCACCGGAATCGCCTTCGAGCCGCGGGTTGTCGACCGGCGCCCGGGCGACCCGGCGCGGATCGTGGCCGACGGTCAGCTGGCCCGGCGTGACCTGGAGTGGGACACCCGGCACACGCTCGAGGACATGGTCGCCTCGGCGTGGTCGGCGTGGCAGGCCGCGTCCTCGACCCGCTAG
- the nudC gene encoding NAD(+) diphosphatase, with amino-acid sequence MHLERLALSRSTLDRAAHRRSDPRLIATLLADPTARVALFHEGETAVTTAPTVHLWSVEELAGVKTGEHQFFLGEDEQGRGYLALSVTERPPLPEGASWATLRDTGALLDDSGAGIFTTAVALIAWHTFHTHCANCGTGTEVVQGGWVRLCPNCRREHYPRTDPAVIMTVVGPDDRVLLGRGATWPENRYSTLAGFVEPGESLEDAVRREVAEESGVLVGDVAYRGSQPWPFPSSLMLGFRGEALSSRIRVDELELAEARWWSREELQADIKAGRVVLPPAVSIARRLIEDWFGAPIPDDPSAW; translated from the coding sequence ATGCACCTGGAGCGTCTCGCCCTGTCCCGGTCCACGCTCGACCGGGCGGCCCACCGGCGGTCCGATCCCCGGCTGATCGCGACCCTCCTCGCCGACCCCACCGCCCGGGTCGCGTTGTTCCACGAGGGCGAGACCGCGGTGACCACTGCACCGACGGTGCACCTGTGGTCGGTCGAGGAGCTCGCCGGGGTGAAAACCGGTGAGCATCAGTTCTTCCTGGGGGAGGACGAGCAGGGCCGCGGCTACCTCGCGCTGAGTGTCACCGAGCGCCCGCCGCTGCCCGAGGGGGCGAGCTGGGCGACGCTGCGCGACACCGGCGCGCTGCTCGACGACAGCGGCGCGGGCATCTTCACCACGGCCGTCGCACTGATCGCCTGGCACACCTTCCACACCCACTGTGCCAACTGCGGCACGGGCACCGAGGTGGTGCAGGGCGGCTGGGTGCGCCTGTGCCCGAACTGCAGACGAGAGCACTACCCGCGCACCGACCCCGCCGTCATCATGACCGTCGTCGGTCCCGACGACCGGGTGCTGCTGGGGCGCGGGGCCACCTGGCCGGAGAACCGCTACTCCACGCTCGCGGGCTTCGTCGAGCCGGGCGAGTCGCTGGAAGACGCGGTGCGCCGGGAGGTCGCCGAGGAGTCCGGCGTCCTCGTCGGGGACGTCGCCTACCGGGGCAGTCAGCCCTGGCCGTTCCCCTCGTCCCTCATGCTCGGGTTCCGCGGCGAGGCGCTGTCGAGCCGGATCCGGGTGGACGAGCTGGAGCTCGCCGAGGCCCGCTGGTGGAGTCGCGAGGAGCTGCAGGCCGACATCAAGGCCGGCCGCGTGGTGCTGCCGCCCGCGGTCTCGATCGCCCGCCGTCTCATCGAAGACTGGTTCGGTGCGCCGATTCCCGACGATCCGTCGGCCTGGTAG
- a CDS encoding 5-(carboxyamino)imidazole ribonucleotide synthase has translation MPGGFPTVGVIGGGQLARMMQPPAIEMGVRLRVLAEAETGSAALAIHEAPVGDHRDLATVSEFAAGVDVITFEHEHVPGPILEKLVADGVPVRPGPAALGFAQDKLAMRAKLTELGLPCPRWAQVRTYDELSAFAGSLPGGLVLKTPRGGYDGKGVLLIDELSGSKALTAREWLEKAGPDGLLAEEKVAFTRELAALIARSPSGQAAAWPVVESTQKDGICHEVIAPAPGLSADQAALATSVGLRVAGELGVVGVLAVEMFETADGRILVNELAMRPHNSGHWTIDGAVTSQFEQHLRAVLDLPLGDVRARSPWTVMVNVLGGEYENLYRSYLHVMARDPGVKVHMYAKDVRPGRKVGHVTVCGDDLDDCLERARHAAAFIRGDIDE, from the coding sequence ATTCCTGGCGGTTTTCCCACCGTCGGCGTGATCGGCGGCGGCCAGCTGGCCCGGATGATGCAGCCGCCGGCGATCGAGATGGGCGTGCGCCTGCGGGTGCTCGCCGAGGCCGAGACCGGCAGCGCGGCGCTCGCGATCCACGAGGCCCCCGTGGGCGACCACCGCGACCTGGCCACCGTGAGCGAGTTCGCGGCCGGGGTCGACGTGATCACGTTCGAGCACGAGCACGTGCCCGGCCCGATCCTGGAGAAGCTCGTCGCCGACGGCGTGCCGGTGCGTCCCGGCCCGGCCGCGCTCGGCTTCGCGCAGGACAAGCTGGCCATGCGGGCCAAGCTCACCGAGCTCGGTCTGCCCTGTCCGCGCTGGGCGCAGGTGCGCACGTACGACGAGCTCTCTGCCTTCGCCGGCTCGCTTCCGGGTGGGCTGGTACTGAAGACGCCGCGTGGGGGCTACGACGGCAAGGGTGTGCTGCTGATCGACGAGCTGTCGGGCTCCAAGGCCTTGACGGCGCGTGAGTGGCTGGAGAAAGCCGGGCCGGACGGGCTGTTGGCCGAGGAGAAGGTCGCCTTCACCCGAGAGCTCGCGGCCCTGATCGCCCGCAGCCCCTCCGGTCAGGCCGCCGCCTGGCCGGTCGTGGAGAGCACCCAGAAAGACGGCATCTGCCACGAGGTCATCGCCCCGGCGCCGGGCCTCTCGGCCGACCAGGCGGCGCTGGCGACGTCGGTGGGCCTTCGGGTGGCGGGTGAGCTGGGCGTGGTCGGAGTGCTGGCGGTCGAGATGTTCGAGACCGCCGACGGCCGGATCCTGGTCAACGAGCTGGCCATGCGTCCGCACAACAGCGGGCACTGGACCATCGACGGGGCCGTCACCAGCCAGTTCGAGCAGCATCTGCGGGCGGTGCTCGACCTCCCGCTGGGTGACGTGCGGGCGCGCTCGCCGTGGACCGTGATGGTCAACGTACTCGGCGGCGAGTACGAGAACCTCTACCGCAGCTACCTGCACGTCATGGCCCGCGACCCGGGTGTGAAGGTGCACATGTACGCCAAGGACGTGCGCCCGGGCCGCAAGGTCGGGCACGTCACCGTCTGCGGCGACGACCTGGACGACTGCCTGGAACGCGCCCGCCACGCGGCGGCGTTCATCCGCGGCGACATCGACGAGTGA
- a CDS encoding phosphotransferase: MPSRSALALAAMASAAISGLEPMRTQTLDATADDVDTALIEDNLSRHWVVRAPRNDVAGMRLDAESQLVAQLRSWLPFGMPEAEGVAPLRNGGRAIVHRQLPGRPVRPLELLHRPALAASYGEAIAAIHDLPPRLVEEAGLPVYTAEEYRFRRLAELDRVAATGLTPVRLLTRWEHAVEEVGAWRFIPCVVHGDLAGDNVLADGEKVTGVMEWSETRVADPADDLAWVSIGATEPAMRPVLEAYTAARSEPVDVDLARRARLSGEFAIARWLLHGVHTDDAAIVDDAVQMLADLEAGVGDQPW, encoded by the coding sequence GTGCCCTCCCGATCTGCCCTGGCCCTGGCCGCGATGGCCTCCGCCGCCATCAGCGGCCTGGAGCCGATGCGCACCCAGACGCTCGACGCGACGGCCGACGACGTCGACACCGCCCTGATCGAAGACAACCTGAGCCGGCACTGGGTGGTGCGCGCCCCGCGTAACGACGTGGCCGGTATGCGACTCGACGCCGAGTCCCAGCTCGTGGCCCAGCTGCGCTCGTGGCTGCCGTTCGGCATGCCCGAGGCCGAAGGGGTCGCCCCGCTGCGCAACGGCGGGCGCGCGATCGTGCACCGGCAGCTGCCCGGGCGGCCCGTCCGCCCGCTCGAGCTGCTGCACCGGCCGGCGCTCGCGGCGTCCTACGGCGAGGCCATCGCGGCGATCCACGACCTGCCCCCGCGGCTGGTGGAAGAGGCCGGGCTGCCGGTGTACACGGCCGAGGAGTACCGGTTCCGGCGGCTGGCCGAGCTCGACCGGGTGGCGGCGACCGGGCTCACCCCGGTGCGGCTGCTGACCCGCTGGGAGCACGCGGTCGAAGAGGTCGGGGCGTGGCGCTTCATCCCCTGCGTGGTGCACGGCGACCTGGCCGGCGACAACGTGCTGGCCGACGGCGAGAAGGTGACCGGGGTGATGGAGTGGTCGGAGACCCGGGTCGCCGATCCCGCCGACGACCTGGCCTGGGTCTCGATCGGCGCGACCGAGCCGGCGATGCGCCCGGTGCTCGAGGCCTACACGGCGGCGCGGTCCGAGCCGGTCGACGTCGACCTGGCCCGCCGGGCGCGGCTGTCCGGCGAGTTCGCGATCGCCCGGTGGCTGCTGCACGGCGTGCACACCGACGACGCGGCGATCGTGGACGACGCCGTGCAGATGCTCGCCGACCTGGAGGCAGGGGTCGGTGACCAGCCCTGGTGA
- a CDS encoding CoA-binding protein, producing the protein MQTGPPQAHRNDPGVMQRLLTTPARWAVVGLSDNRARPAYGVARYVQNLGMRIVPVHPKADTVHGARGYASLAEAVAAEGPVEVVDCFVRSELVGEVVDEAIAVGAKAVWLQLGVVDEAAAARAAAAGLAVVMDTCPAIEAPRLGVA; encoded by the coding sequence ATGCAGACCGGTCCGCCCCAGGCACACCGCAACGATCCCGGTGTGATGCAGCGATTGCTCACCACGCCCGCGCGCTGGGCGGTGGTCGGGCTGTCCGACAACCGCGCGCGGCCCGCGTACGGCGTCGCGCGCTACGTGCAGAACCTCGGCATGCGCATCGTTCCGGTGCACCCCAAGGCCGACACCGTGCACGGCGCCCGGGGCTACGCCTCGCTGGCCGAGGCCGTGGCCGCCGAGGGCCCGGTCGAGGTGGTCGACTGCTTCGTGCGCAGTGAGCTGGTGGGCGAGGTCGTCGACGAGGCGATCGCGGTCGGTGCGAAGGCCGTCTGGCTGCAGCTGGGCGTGGTCGACGAGGCCGCGGCGGCCCGGGCGGCCGCGGCGGGGCTGGCGGTCGTGATGGACACCTGTCCGGCGATCGAGGCACCGAGGCTGGGAGTGGCATGA